The Winogradskyella schleiferi genome contains the following window.
TCCAATACTTTGTAAGTACGAAAAAAGAAAGGGAAAACCTATTACTATTCTGGAAGGCTATACAGGTGCAACAGAAGATTTTAAGAAATTAGCCAAAGAACTTAAAACTAAACTAAGCGTCGGAGGAAGTTTTAAGGATGATAAAATTATAATCCAAGGCGATTACAGAGATAAAATAATGACGATGCTGAA
Protein-coding sequences here:
- a CDS encoding translation initiation factor → MDLQDQLKNLFPDHTPEPTNTTEDSKESLWLQDDPILCKYEKRKGKPITILEGYTGATEDFKKLAKELKTKLSVGGSFKDDKIIIQGDYRDKIMTMLKDKGFNVKRVGG